A portion of the Bacteroides faecium genome contains these proteins:
- a CDS encoding SusC/RagA family TonB-linked outer membrane protein, giving the protein MKTIYSICARTGFFFTFLLLATSLMAQHIQVKGLVKDPAGEAIIGASVVVKGTTNGSITDLDGKFSLSDVPSGATITVSYIGYISQEKKVSATPMEFILKEDTKTLDEIVVVGYGTTKKSSISGAVASVKADELPTAASASVGSMLRGRSSGMNITQNSANPGGSMNISIRGGLSGQSPLIVIDGVPQLSTKTVTAGTAYSGGEKDNALINLNPNDIETIDILKDASAAAIYGSDASGGVILITTKRGKTGKPDISYSGSVAFQYIKDAPDFLKARDFMIEQNKVFDELGRGDEKKYTDGQIANFVGDGTNWMDEVTRVGIVNEHNLSVSAGTDATKYLFSLSYYDHQGIAKNNSMNRITGRLNVDQTINRMLKAGINSTFSQIKYHDVPLGDARQDNSALIYSAMTFIPTVPIRDEEGKYSVNPIRDIYPNPVSLLDITDQTVSRDLFVSGYLEFRPIKDLLLKATVGFDMKDVQADQYIPTTTKKGYSVDGQASKQNAKSQMNLFNVIANYTKVFNEIHDVNLMAGFEYKKSSWEGMGIVASQFPYDGSLMNNIGTSEQEKPTISSYKGASEMASFLARLNYSLASKYILTVNLRVDGSSNFSKEHQWGAFPGVSAAWRMNEENWLKNIGWLSNLKLRAGVGQTGNAGNLTGINTYYKVSQGAFAPNGSLVNGMAISKLGNDKLKWETLTDYNFGIDFGFFNNRLSGSVDLYQRLRKDVILEKNLMSYQEVKKIDYNSATVYRARGIDIGIHSVNFDNKNFGWTTDINFSYYRNHTTKRDPDFIPAVYQDYVERWDNIYGYRTNGLIQMDHTYNHLQKSGAGAILYQDLNGYKLDEKGEKMRDSEGRYIRTTGEDGVLDEADMVVLANSTPIPFSINNTFRWKNWDANIYLYGSLNGWKVNDIKLQSIYGIEDITYGVNVLDEVKNRWSPANPMGTLPGVAEASSGVDPKKSDFFLEKAWYLRLDNVSIGYTFPAQWFKNKIRSVRLYAAGRNLAVFTPYKGMDPETGNGIGAYPNQSSFAIGLDVKF; this is encoded by the coding sequence ATGAAAACAATATATTCAATATGTGCGAGGACAGGATTCTTTTTTACCTTCCTGTTATTGGCAACTTCACTGATGGCACAACATATCCAAGTGAAGGGACTGGTGAAAGACCCGGCTGGTGAAGCTATTATTGGTGCGAGTGTAGTCGTGAAAGGTACTACCAACGGCTCCATTACCGATTTGGACGGTAAGTTCAGCTTGTCGGACGTACCTTCGGGAGCAACGATTACCGTTTCGTATATCGGTTACATTTCTCAAGAGAAGAAAGTGTCCGCTACACCGATGGAGTTTATCTTGAAAGAAGATACTAAAACATTGGATGAGATTGTAGTAGTCGGCTATGGTACGACTAAAAAGAGTAGTATCTCCGGTGCGGTAGCTTCCGTAAAAGCCGATGAATTGCCGACGGCTGCATCTGCTTCGGTAGGTTCCATGTTGCGTGGACGTTCGTCGGGAATGAATATCACACAAAACAGTGCCAATCCGGGTGGTTCGATGAATATCTCCATTCGTGGTGGACTTTCGGGACAAAGTCCGTTGATCGTCATTGACGGTGTGCCGCAGTTGTCAACAAAAACAGTGACAGCAGGAACGGCATATAGTGGCGGTGAAAAAGACAACGCCCTGATTAACCTTAATCCCAATGATATTGAGACAATTGATATTTTAAAAGACGCTTCGGCTGCTGCTATTTATGGTTCGGATGCTTCGGGCGGGGTGATTCTGATTACCACCAAACGAGGAAAAACTGGTAAGCCCGATATCTCTTATTCCGGTTCGGTTGCTTTCCAGTATATCAAGGATGCGCCGGATTTCTTGAAGGCACGTGATTTCATGATTGAACAGAATAAAGTGTTTGATGAACTGGGGCGTGGGGATGAAAAGAAATATACTGACGGGCAGATTGCTAATTTCGTAGGTGATGGAACAAACTGGATGGATGAAGTAACCCGTGTAGGTATCGTTAATGAACATAATCTTTCGGTTTCTGCTGGTACGGACGCCACGAAATACTTGTTCTCATTGAGTTATTATGACCATCAGGGAATCGCAAAGAATAACTCGATGAACCGTATCACCGGGCGTTTGAATGTTGACCAGACTATCAACCGTATGTTGAAAGCCGGTATTAATTCTACTTTCTCGCAGATAAAATATCATGATGTACCGTTGGGTGATGCCCGGCAGGATAATTCAGCATTGATATATTCGGCTATGACATTTATTCCTACCGTACCGATACGTGATGAAGAGGGTAAATATTCCGTTAATCCGATTCGTGACATCTATCCGAATCCGGTTTCGTTATTGGATATTACTGACCAGACAGTGAGCCGTGACCTTTTTGTCAGTGGTTATCTGGAGTTCCGGCCTATCAAGGACTTGTTGCTGAAAGCTACTGTCGGTTTTGATATGAAAGATGTGCAGGCCGACCAATACATTCCTACCACGACCAAAAAAGGATATAGTGTGGATGGTCAGGCTTCCAAGCAAAACGCGAAATCTCAAATGAACTTGTTCAATGTGATTGCCAATTACACGAAAGTATTCAATGAAATACATGACGTGAACCTGATGGCTGGTTTTGAATATAAGAAGTCGTCTTGGGAAGGGATGGGTATTGTCGCTTCACAATTCCCGTATGACGGTTCTTTGATGAACAATATCGGGACAAGTGAGCAGGAAAAACCGACTATCAGCTCGTATAAGGGAGCCAGTGAGATGGCTTCATTCCTTGCACGTCTGAATTATTCGCTGGCATCCAAATATATCCTGACTGTCAATCTTCGCGTAGACGGTTCGTCCAACTTCTCGAAGGAGCATCAATGGGGCGCTTTTCCGGGAGTATCGGCAGCCTGGCGTATGAATGAAGAAAACTGGCTGAAGAATATCGGTTGGTTGAGCAACCTGAAACTCCGTGCGGGTGTGGGGCAAACTGGTAATGCGGGTAACCTCACCGGTATCAATACCTATTATAAAGTTTCGCAAGGTGCATTTGCACCTAACGGAAGCCTGGTAAACGGTATGGCTATCTCCAAACTGGGCAATGATAAATTGAAATGGGAGACATTGACCGACTATAACTTCGGTATTGATTTCGGTTTCTTCAACAACCGTCTGTCCGGGTCTGTCGACCTCTACCAACGTCTGCGTAAGGATGTCATTCTGGAGAAAAATTTGATGTCCTATCAGGAAGTGAAGAAGATAGATTACAATTCGGCGACCGTTTATCGTGCCCGTGGTATAGATATTGGTATCCACAGCGTGAATTTCGATAATAAGAACTTTGGTTGGACTACCGACATCAATTTCTCCTATTACCGTAATCACACAACAAAACGCGACCCGGACTTCATTCCTGCTGTCTACCAGGATTATGTGGAAAGATGGGACAACATCTACGGATACAGAACGAATGGTCTGATTCAGATGGACCACACTTACAACCATCTCCAGAAATCCGGTGCCGGAGCTATTCTGTATCAGGATTTGAACGGTTACAAACTCGATGAGAAGGGAGAAAAAATGCGTGATAGTGAAGGACGTTATATCCGTACAACGGGAGAGGATGGCGTGCTCGACGAAGCTGACATGGTGGTACTGGCAAATAGTACTCCGATTCCTTTCAGTATCAACAACACTTTCCGCTGGAAAAACTGGGACGCCAACATCTACCTCTATGGTTCGCTGAACGGATGGAAGGTGAACGATATTAAGTTGCAGTCCATTTATGGTATCGAAGACATAACGTATGGCGTCAATGTTTTGGATGAGGTGAAGAACCGTTGGTCGCCTGCCAATCCTATGGGTACATTGCCGGGTGTGGCGGAAGCTTCTTCGGGCGTTGACCCCAAGAAGAGTGACTTTTTCCTCGAAAAGGCTTGGTATCTGCGTTTGGATAATGTGTCAATTGGTTATACTTTCCCTGCCCAATGGTTTAAGAATAAGATTCGTTCAGTCAGGCTGTATGCCGCGGGGCGCAATCTGGCCGTATTTACTCCTTATAAGGGAATGGATCCTGAAACTGGAAACGGTATCGGAGCTTATCCGAATCAGTCTTCATTTGCTATTGGTCTGGATGTGAAATTCTAA
- a CDS encoding DUF5107 domain-containing protein: protein MVKAWKEKVVIPTYEVGKPEKNPIFLEKRVYQGSSGVVYPYPVIESMSDEKVDKEYNAIFIENEYIKVMILPELGGRVQMAYDKIKERHFIYYNHVIKPALVGLAGPWISGGIEFNWPQHHRPSTYMPVDTTIEENADGSVTVWVNEMERMFHQKGMAGFTLRPGHAFLEIKGVLYNRTEVPQTFLWWANPAVAVNDYYQSVFPPDINAVFDHGKRAVSSFPIATGTYYKMDYSAGVDISNYKNIKVPTSYMAVNSRFNFEGGYENDTRAGMLHVANHHISPGKKQWTWGNGDFGRAWDRNLTDEDGPYIELMAGVYTENQPDFTWLQPYEEKNFVQYFLPYRELGVVKNASRDLLMNIEPEGEDSVRFKIFATSRQTVNVVLKGEDGKVYYSKEVTITPEELLDETVNVKGEKLDKLILEITANGKELLYWHAEPEEVKPIPDAAEAALLPEEIKTTEQLYLTGLHLEQYRHATYNPVEYYEEALRRDPIDVRNNNALGLWYIRKGRFHKAEQYLLTAVKTLQKRNPNPYDGEPIYNLGLALKYQGRYNEAYDRFYKSCWNAAWQDAGYFACAQISTMQSRLEDALDEIDRSLIRNWHNHKARALKTAILRRMDKTEEALQLIEDSLAIDKFNFGCRYEKYLITNVADELSVMKEMMRGEPHNYDEIALDYCAAGCWQEAASLWNIAIAEGIVTPMTYYYLGWCLHQGGLPGVKQAFDDAVKACPDYCFPNRLEAILALQCAMEQNPNDARAPYYLGNLYYDKRQYDLSMEAWETSARLDDSFPTVWRNLALAFFNKKNEEAKAIECMERAFRLDSTDARILMELDQLYKRVRRSHKERLAFLQQYPDLIKQRDDLILEEITLLNQTGEYEKAKAVLDAHNFHPWEGGEGKVPAQYQLARVELAKQALVAGNYKEAITLLEECLEYPHHLGEGKLYGAQENDFYYFLGCAYEGLGQHDKAVECWEQAIIGPTEPAAAMYYNDAKPDKIFYQGLALLKLGRVDEANGRFHKLTSYGEKHLFDKIKMDYFAVSLPDLLIWEDDLTIRNVIHCKYMMALGYWGLDQKEKSLRLLSEVERLDINHQGIQAFRSLIG, encoded by the coding sequence ATGGTAAAAGCATGGAAAGAAAAAGTGGTTATTCCTACTTATGAAGTAGGCAAACCAGAGAAGAATCCAATCTTCTTGGAGAAGCGTGTGTATCAAGGCAGCAGCGGGGTCGTATATCCTTATCCTGTGATTGAATCGATGTCCGATGAGAAAGTGGATAAGGAATACAATGCTATTTTTATCGAGAACGAATACATTAAGGTCATGATTCTGCCCGAACTAGGCGGACGTGTACAGATGGCATACGATAAAATAAAGGAACGTCATTTCATTTATTATAACCATGTGATAAAGCCTGCTCTGGTAGGGCTTGCGGGACCGTGGATTTCAGGTGGCATTGAGTTTAACTGGCCTCAACATCACCGCCCCAGCACCTACATGCCCGTAGATACGACTATTGAAGAAAATGCCGACGGAAGTGTCACGGTATGGGTGAATGAAATGGAACGTATGTTCCACCAGAAAGGAATGGCAGGTTTTACGCTTCGTCCGGGACATGCTTTTCTTGAAATCAAAGGGGTGCTTTACAACCGTACCGAAGTGCCGCAGACCTTCCTGTGGTGGGCAAACCCTGCCGTAGCGGTGAACGACTATTATCAGAGTGTATTCCCGCCCGATATCAATGCCGTGTTCGACCATGGAAAACGTGCCGTGTCCAGTTTCCCCATCGCAACGGGTACGTACTACAAGATGGACTATTCTGCCGGAGTAGATATCTCGAACTATAAGAATATCAAGGTTCCTACTTCCTATATGGCCGTCAACTCCCGTTTTAACTTCGAGGGCGGATATGAGAACGATACCCGTGCCGGCATGCTTCATGTAGCCAACCACCACATTTCTCCGGGCAAGAAACAATGGACTTGGGGAAATGGTGATTTCGGTCGCGCATGGGATCGTAACCTGACTGACGAGGACGGGCCATACATTGAACTAATGGCAGGTGTATATACCGAAAACCAACCGGACTTTACCTGGCTGCAACCTTACGAAGAAAAGAACTTCGTTCAATATTTCCTGCCTTACCGGGAATTGGGAGTGGTGAAGAATGCCAGCAGAGACTTGTTGATGAACATTGAACCGGAAGGGGAGGACAGCGTTCGTTTCAAGATATTTGCTACCTCACGCCAAACGGTAAATGTTGTGTTGAAAGGAGAAGACGGTAAAGTATATTATAGTAAGGAAGTGACTATCACCCCGGAAGAACTACTGGATGAAACAGTAAATGTGAAAGGTGAGAAACTCGATAAACTGATTCTTGAAATCACAGCAAACGGAAAGGAATTACTTTATTGGCATGCGGAACCGGAAGAAGTGAAGCCGATTCCTGACGCTGCTGAAGCAGCCCTGCTCCCGGAAGAAATAAAGACTACCGAACAGCTTTATCTGACCGGCTTACACTTGGAACAGTACAGACACGCCACATACAATCCCGTAGAATACTACGAAGAAGCATTGCGCCGTGATCCGATTGATGTGCGTAATAACAACGCGCTTGGTCTGTGGTATATCCGTAAAGGCCGTTTCCATAAAGCGGAGCAATACCTGCTTACAGCCGTAAAGACTTTACAGAAACGCAATCCGAATCCATACGACGGAGAACCGATTTATAATCTCGGTCTTGCTCTGAAATACCAAGGACGCTATAATGAGGCTTACGACCGTTTCTATAAATCTTGTTGGAATGCCGCCTGGCAGGATGCGGGATACTTTGCCTGCGCGCAGATTTCTACCATGCAAAGTCGTTTGGAGGATGCACTGGACGAAATAGACCGCTCGCTTATCCGCAACTGGCATAATCATAAAGCCCGTGCTCTGAAAACTGCTATTCTCCGCCGGATGGACAAAACCGAAGAGGCCCTGCAACTGATTGAAGATTCATTGGCTATTGATAAATTCAACTTTGGCTGTCGTTATGAGAAATACCTGATTACGAACGTAGCCGATGAACTGTCTGTCATGAAAGAGATGATGCGTGGCGAACCTCACAACTATGATGAAATAGCTCTCGACTACTGTGCCGCAGGTTGCTGGCAGGAAGCTGCTTCCTTATGGAATATAGCTATTGCCGAGGGTATTGTTACTCCGATGACTTACTATTACTTGGGTTGGTGCCTGCATCAGGGAGGACTGCCCGGAGTGAAACAAGCATTTGACGATGCAGTCAAGGCATGTCCCGATTACTGTTTTCCCAACCGGTTGGAAGCAATTCTTGCCTTGCAATGTGCCATGGAACAAAATCCGAACGATGCGAGAGCTCCTTACTATTTGGGCAATCTTTACTACGACAAGCGCCAGTACGACTTGTCTATGGAGGCATGGGAAACTTCCGCAAGACTGGACGATAGCTTCCCGACTGTATGGCGTAACCTGGCTCTGGCATTCTTCAATAAGAAAAATGAGGAGGCAAAAGCCATCGAGTGTATGGAACGTGCTTTCCGCCTTGACTCAACCGACGCACGTATCTTGATGGAACTCGACCAACTTTACAAACGTGTCCGTCGTTCACACAAAGAACGTCTTGCTTTCCTACAACAATATCCTGATTTGATTAAGCAGCGTGATGACCTCATATTGGAAGAAATCACCTTATTGAATCAGACGGGAGAGTACGAAAAGGCGAAAGCTGTATTGGATGCGCATAACTTCCATCCCTGGGAGGGCGGTGAAGGAAAAGTGCCTGCCCAGTATCAACTGGCACGTGTGGAATTAGCAAAACAGGCATTGGTAGCCGGTAATTATAAGGAAGCTATCACATTATTGGAAGAATGCCTGGAATATCCGCATCATCTTGGTGAAGGCAAATTGTATGGTGCACAGGAAAACGATTTTTACTACTTCCTGGGTTGTGCCTACGAAGGATTGGGGCAACATGACAAGGCTGTGGAGTGTTGGGAACAGGCAATCATCGGGCCTACCGAACCGGCTGCTGCTATGTACTACAACGATGCGAAACCCGATAAAATATTCTATCAAGGTTTGGCATTATTGAAACTCGGGCGTGTGGATGAGGCTAACGGCCGCTTTCATAAATTGACCTCTTACGGCGAAAAACACTTGTTTGACAAGATTAAAATGGATTATTTTGCAGTGTCGCTACCCGACTTGTTGATTTGGGAGGATGACTTGACGATAAGAAACGTAATTCACTGCAAATATATGATGGCATTAGGATATTGGGGACTGGACCAGAAGGAGAAATCCCTCCGGTTATTAAGTGAGGTAGAAAGATTGGATATTAATCATCAGGGGATTCAGGCTTTCCGGAGCCTGATAGGATAG
- a CDS encoding glycoside hydrolase family 53 protein has product MRNIKNSLIMKITGFIAISFSVVCSMAACSDDPVAVANPEPAVTVVKVPNGSFEEDAAEIASPKGWTVNGDYSAAKVVQGGCEGNYALHYGATASYTVSTRQTVNGLEDGIYDLEFYYKSTGGQISCYVAAGADTKKMTSLQASPSTWVRSYVRGIKVEGGKCDIEIHSESAEGNWSRFDGLRLKKTEKEYNLLKGGDISQLTYVEQMGGKFYENGEEKDCIEILKNNGFNIVRLRLYNDPGNPDYSPSNRLPAGISGPEDVLRLAKRAKQAGMQIQLTFHYSDYWTNGEDQNKPHEWEGLDFEGLKKALYDFTFDFMNKMKAQGTTPEFVSLGNEVQAGMLYPDGSCDNFAQLSELFNTGYDAVKAVSPDSKVIIHSAGAGDKDLYNWYYGELKKRNTKYDIIGTSYYPFWTKNTAAQMREWADYITAKFDKDILIMETGYSWDKTLPDGTQGQLSDNGPYLDFSPLGQKNFMLEQIKEIKQAKDCRILGFLYWDPIFIEVEGMGWELGAKNYVSNTTLFGYEGNRLEVLDAFKYNN; this is encoded by the coding sequence ATGAGAAATATTAAAAACAGTTTAATCATGAAAATCACAGGCTTTATTGCAATTAGCTTTTCCGTTGTGTGCAGTATGGCTGCATGTTCGGACGACCCGGTAGCAGTCGCTAACCCCGAACCTGCTGTTACAGTGGTGAAAGTACCTAACGGAAGTTTTGAAGAAGACGCTGCCGAAATAGCTTCTCCTAAAGGTTGGACAGTAAACGGGGATTATTCTGCTGCAAAAGTGGTGCAAGGGGGATGTGAAGGCAACTATGCTTTACATTATGGAGCAACTGCGTCATATACGGTATCCACCCGTCAGACTGTCAACGGTTTGGAAGATGGTATTTATGACCTTGAGTTCTATTATAAGAGTACCGGAGGACAAATATCCTGTTATGTGGCAGCCGGTGCTGATACTAAGAAAATGACTTCATTACAAGCATCTCCCTCTACCTGGGTTCGCTCCTATGTGCGTGGAATAAAAGTAGAAGGCGGTAAATGTGATATTGAAATCCACAGCGAATCGGCTGAAGGAAACTGGAGTCGCTTTGACGGACTGCGTTTGAAGAAAACAGAGAAGGAGTATAATTTGCTGAAAGGCGGTGATATCTCACAGCTGACTTACGTGGAGCAGATGGGTGGAAAATTCTATGAAAACGGTGAAGAAAAGGACTGTATCGAAATATTGAAGAATAATGGTTTCAACATTGTCCGTCTCCGTCTGTATAATGACCCGGGAAATCCGGATTATTCTCCTTCCAACCGTTTGCCCGCAGGTATTTCAGGGCCGGAAGATGTTTTGCGGCTGGCAAAAAGAGCCAAACAAGCCGGTATGCAGATACAGTTGACTTTCCATTATAGTGATTACTGGACAAATGGAGAAGACCAGAACAAACCTCATGAATGGGAAGGGCTCGACTTTGAAGGACTTAAAAAAGCACTCTACGATTTTACCTTTGATTTCATGAATAAGATGAAAGCACAGGGGACGACTCCCGAATTTGTCTCGTTGGGTAATGAAGTACAAGCCGGCATGTTATATCCGGATGGAAGTTGTGACAATTTTGCACAGCTTTCCGAACTATTCAATACTGGTTATGATGCAGTGAAAGCTGTATCACCGGATTCAAAGGTCATTATTCACTCGGCAGGTGCCGGAGATAAAGACTTGTATAACTGGTATTATGGTGAACTGAAAAAAAGAAATACGAAATATGATATAATCGGTACTTCTTATTATCCTTTCTGGACGAAAAATACGGCAGCACAAATGCGTGAATGGGCGGATTATATCACAGCCAAATTTGATAAGGATATTTTGATTATGGAAACAGGATATAGCTGGGACAAGACTTTGCCTGACGGAACTCAGGGACAGTTGTCGGACAACGGGCCGTATTTGGATTTCTCCCCGCTTGGACAGAAAAACTTCATGCTTGAACAAATCAAAGAAATAAAGCAAGCGAAAGACTGCCGCATACTTGGTTTTCTTTATTGGGATCCTATCTTCATCGAAGTGGAAGGCATGGGATGGGAACTGGGTGCCAAGAATTATGTGAGCAATACCACCTTGTTTGGTTATGAAGGAAATAGATTGGAAGTATTGGATGCATTCAAATATAACAACTAA